A genomic window from Thermincola ferriacetica includes:
- a CDS encoding RHS repeat-associated core domain-containing protein, with protein sequence MTDDTGNITETYGYDAWGAIAEYTGLGDEKLTYVGKYGVTMEPDDGLLMMGLRFYDPELGIFLQKDPVPGYKELPVTRQPYVYALNDPVNKIDPTGESPLDWLYSAANWLANRGSNMGNKITNTVAKPVSQTGTKIGKKINKIVEPNISEPLNNVAQKTFGGQNKDKTKGVASEKSKQDKKKDKSRARGKEAGIGGKEKAGSEKQGTKQDKKPAATIATAPKTTPTPQPKKIKTIEQAVNEVDLSNVPSDIWKGMTCEAWKPYQQTGGAVLIGTGVVATGWVAGEAGLIEFGSTAIDVFISPPPPNTLGGGFITVGSMILFPDEPKKK encoded by the coding sequence ATGACTGACGACACCGGAAACATCACCGAAACATACGGCTATGACGCCTGGGGGGCAATAGCGGAGTATACGGGGCTGGGCGACGAAAAGCTCACCTATGTGGGCAAATACGGCGTCACCATGGAGCCGGACGACGGCCTGCTGATGATGGGCCTGCGCTTCTATGACCCGGAGCTGGGTATCTTCCTGCAGAAAGACCCTGTACCAGGGTACAAGGAACTTCCTGTTACCCGTCAACCGTATGTATATGCCTTGAATGACCCGGTCAACAAAATTGACCCAACAGGTGAAAGTCCGTTAGACTGGCTGTATTCTGCTGCTAATTGGCTTGCCAATCGGGGCAGTAATATGGGTAATAAGATCACTAACACAGTGGCAAAGCCTGTGTCTCAAACCGGAACCAAAATAGGTAAAAAAATTAATAAAATAGTTGAACCAAATATATCTGAGCCACTTAACAATGTAGCTCAAAAAACCTTTGGGGGCCAAAACAAGGACAAGACAAAAGGGGTTGCAAGCGAAAAAAGCAAACAGGATAAAAAGAAAGATAAAAGCAGGGCGAGAGGTAAAGAGGCTGGTATAGGTGGGAAAGAAAAAGCCGGTAGTGAGAAACAGGGGACGAAACAAGACAAGAAACCAGCCGCTACAATCGCAACAGCCCCAAAAACCACACCCACTCCACAACCTAAGAAAATAAAAACTATTGAACAGGCAGTCAATGAAGTTGATTTATCAAATGTACCAAGTGATATATGGAAGGGTATGACGTGTGAGGCATGGAAACCTTATCAGCAAACGGGTGGGGCAGTATTAATTGGTACTGGTGTAGTAGCAACTGGATGGGTAGCAGGGGAAGCAGGATTAATAGAATTTGGAAGTACTGCTATCGATGTTTTTATTAGTCCACCGCCACCGAACACTTTAGGTGGAGGTTTCATTACCGTTGGAAGTATGATACTATTCCCTGACGAACCGAAGAAAAAATAA
- a CDS encoding DUF6531 domain-containing protein — protein MIWVFFIAIRILYLYKSHVKYYKVSRIITNLSAFFVDNWPNFTISLSGKTVSLPAFSDVKITVLANNKVRVEWRLDEAGDAYLEWGKTTAFGSSVVDKGLRLKYWYDIGPLEAFTTYYFRIKSADGNGNTVISAAYTVTTDAGSAPYIKTWLVNGPYVNSDPNTRLFQDYLGGETVARPSEGEGTLAAGKKWELFTSGDYVDLSAYGTDPANVMYAHTYFESYGTTNTYLWLGNTGGISAWVNGVNVFTKEHVSGYVYDRVPITLVPGLNKLLIKVSPANGQLGFSARVANADGNIINFKTYYNYLLRTANPATTFNVRGEWLTAFESEVTATSNTKGIYLRNSYDNGTGWYPALPVVTDASEPALTSLGAKTALFYKKSDGVNQQLRLRVTSDDGTTWGNEITITNKEASVYHLEALTVENTAYIFYSYEDGTLYYRTSRDMVDWSPEILVGQRIGIKKDSTRPYFAVTKLWSGKWALVWLDVSHRTDQLPGVANNTDFPVMTFATSIDLQNWTSSKELNEPYYERLPEEMFLAEDLSGNLALVFTLFKYPWDKYIYYKVSCDEGNTWTDKRVISVPDTGVADGWQNGYEAYNPYLTYDRNGNTVAFYDYTPQYDKNRTRVTYSYFPRVYNGPIGPENAFGLDNYSGEEGFGVNPAIGNYNYQHEDLQIAGKGLPLNITRSYNSGAAKSDGPFGYGWTHNYNLSLSVGVNGIVNVSTEDGRVDTFVLGPDNSYIPFPGVFDKLIKNSDGTWTLKRTNRTTLYFNTGGILTKITDKNGNALTFTYDANKRLTRVSDATGRFLTIVYDANGHIISIVDPINRRHQYGYADGNLTTYTDPAGGVVLYAYDNEHRITQVTNARGNIAIKTAYDADGKVSSQQDAKGNTTTFTYDPAGRRTTITEGQKTTVQEFDGYYRLIKETDALGYTTAYTYDGPGNRISITNANGHKTTYGYDLNGNLTKTVDPLGGVTVNRYNTDSDLVARIDPNGNTTTFEYDEKGNLLKTKLPNGKFTTYTYYPDGQPWTFTDANGNTYTYTYDDNGYLTSEINALGQATSYTYDTVGRRLTKTDALGNTTQYTYDVLDNLLTITDPLGRVTSYEYDANGNKVKETNALNKATTYGYDELEQLVTVTDTLNNVTSFEYDSDGNQIKVTDALGHTTTNTYDAAGRLISTTDANGHATTYTYDGNDNRLTMTDALGNTTRYAYDALDRLVSVTDPLGRTTTYEYDANGNKVKETDALGNITLFAYDAMNNLITVTDAAYRTTRYEYDGNNNKVKVIDAKGQVTLYEYDQANRLVKEINPLNQVTLYEYDAVGRLVKTILPGNIITTNTFDAVGNLIAYTDGRGNTTSYEYNALNKVSKVTDAVYNVQFTAYDDLGRVKTETDRRGNTTTYEYDKLGRRVKIIYPDLSTKTFTYDAVGNKLTETDGEGHTTTYTYDALNRVSTVTDAVYGTTTYNYDAAGNLIGETDALGRTVTNKYDGLNRLIEQTLPGNITITQIYDQVGNLKQVTDPNGNVTTYDYDELNRLVKVTDALGNVTRSEYDALGNRIKLIDAKGKITSYGYNERNLLVSVTDPLNHTTTYDYDANGNMTKVTDAKGHSTLYEFDPLNRLTKVTDPLNRAKTITYDANGNKVSETDAKGQTVQYAYDSMDRLISVTAPDGKTVSYSYDKAGNRTQMVDATGTTDYTYDALNRPVKISYSRNGLDVNYSYDLAGNRTLLTVTRGATVVYSVYYQYNERDQLTQLTDKNGKTFTFGYDNAGNITEVGYPNGTKAQFTYDAANRVVNINNIRTAGGNIRSYAYTYDPNGRRTQMVVDGTDTTTYDYDDTGQLVHVVDKRGSFDFIYDEVGNRIRMVVDSVYATDYTFDVASQLLTAGPNSYTYDANGNRLSKTTVNGTVYYAYDYRNLLTGITTPDGSVTYTYDGDGRKVSRESTLSGASYFLFDGDTAILEGTTPDLTNPTAYLEGLNGLLAKVTPENVLAYYYYDAQGNLGAMADDAGNLSDTYGYDAWGAIAEHTGPGNEKLAYVGKYGVTMEPDDGLLMMGLRFYDPELGIFLQKDPFPGYIEDPAMLHPYMYTRNDPVNKIDPTGESWLSDGLGWLNRKVVQPAARWTNENVIKPTARVVEKHIIQPVKKHVVEPAKKAINDYVIEPLKNTFKKSRGTASGKSKNKKKYDKKKTQAKKPGLKEEAIKTAKEIKKIPGTIAKEFSAIPGTVSGGIKGGFKAFDEAVVKERGGASAIGIFNEPLDWAVTFSDWKRGDFRATDLAGLLPFVSHGMVRGGIKIVDEGADLVKDALKASDAAKGTGKINKAKNLIKEYLGNGIKAERNEAGDLILQSEDELKKVRFDINRPNPHKNPHFHVEEFKKVKNKKVQTLKSGPQYPIDVPNE, from the coding sequence GTGATTTGGGTCTTTTTTATTGCCATTCGTATTCTTTATCTCTATAAGTCGCACGTTAAATATTACAAGGTTAGTAGGATTATAACAAATTTATCGGCGTTTTTTGTCGATAATTGGCCTAATTTTACGATAAGTTTATCAGGGAAGACGGTAAGCCTCCCCGCTTTTTCCGATGTAAAAATAACGGTGCTGGCAAATAACAAAGTCCGCGTGGAATGGCGGCTGGACGAAGCCGGCGACGCTTACCTGGAATGGGGAAAGACTACAGCCTTTGGTTCTTCAGTGGTGGATAAAGGTTTAAGGTTAAAATACTGGTATGATATCGGTCCGCTGGAGGCTTTTACGACGTATTATTTCCGGATTAAAAGCGCTGACGGCAACGGCAACACTGTAATTTCCGCGGCCTACACGGTTACTACTGACGCGGGGTCAGCCCCTTATATCAAAACATGGCTGGTCAATGGCCCTTATGTAAATAGCGACCCAAATACCCGGCTTTTCCAGGACTACCTGGGAGGAGAAACTGTTGCCCGGCCCAGTGAAGGGGAAGGCACCTTGGCTGCGGGAAAGAAGTGGGAGCTCTTTACAAGCGGCGATTACGTGGACCTTTCCGCTTACGGGACCGACCCGGCCAATGTTATGTATGCCCATACATATTTTGAATCCTACGGAACCACCAATACTTATCTGTGGCTGGGCAATACGGGGGGTATCAGCGCATGGGTCAACGGCGTCAATGTATTTACCAAGGAGCATGTCAGCGGGTACGTTTATGACCGCGTTCCGATAACCCTGGTCCCAGGCTTGAACAAATTACTAATTAAAGTTTCCCCCGCCAACGGTCAGCTCGGTTTTTCGGCCCGGGTGGCGAACGCCGACGGAAATATAATTAACTTCAAAACCTATTATAACTACCTGTTGAGGACTGCCAACCCGGCCACGACCTTCAATGTCCGCGGTGAATGGCTGACTGCCTTTGAATCGGAGGTCACTGCTACCTCTAATACCAAAGGAATTTATCTTAGGAATTCATATGACAACGGTACAGGTTGGTATCCAGCGCTGCCTGTCGTAACCGATGCTTCTGAGCCTGCCTTAACGTCTCTCGGTGCCAAAACAGCGCTGTTCTATAAAAAATCCGACGGGGTAAACCAGCAGTTAAGGCTCAGGGTGACTTCCGATGACGGCACTACCTGGGGGAATGAGATAACCATAACCAATAAAGAGGCCTCCGTTTACCACCTTGAGGCCTTGACGGTGGAGAATACGGCCTATATCTTTTATTCTTACGAAGACGGTACGCTTTATTACCGGACCTCCCGAGACATGGTTGACTGGAGTCCGGAAATCCTGGTGGGCCAGAGGATTGGCATCAAAAAAGATAGTACCAGGCCATATTTCGCTGTAACCAAGCTGTGGAGTGGTAAGTGGGCGCTGGTCTGGCTGGATGTATCCCATCGTACTGATCAACTGCCAGGGGTAGCAAATAATACTGATTTCCCTGTAATGACTTTTGCAACATCCATCGATTTACAGAACTGGACTTCCAGCAAAGAACTCAATGAACCGTATTACGAGCGCTTGCCTGAGGAGATGTTCTTAGCTGAGGATTTGTCCGGGAACCTTGCTTTGGTCTTTACTTTATTTAAGTATCCATGGGATAAGTATATTTATTATAAAGTCAGTTGTGACGAAGGCAATACTTGGACAGACAAGAGAGTGATCAGCGTTCCAGATACTGGAGTAGCTGATGGTTGGCAAAACGGCTATGAGGCTTACAATCCTTATTTAACTTATGACCGGAACGGTAATACGGTAGCGTTTTATGACTACACACCACAGTATGACAAAAATAGAACCCGGGTAACGTACTCTTACTTCCCGAGGGTTTATAATGGACCGATAGGGCCGGAGAACGCTTTCGGCCTGGACAATTATTCCGGTGAAGAAGGTTTTGGGGTCAATCCCGCTATTGGCAACTATAACTACCAGCATGAAGACCTACAGATTGCCGGCAAGGGCCTGCCCTTAAACATCACTCGGTCGTATAATTCTGGCGCCGCTAAGAGTGATGGGCCTTTCGGTTACGGCTGGACTCATAACTATAATTTAAGCCTCTCGGTCGGTGTTAACGGCATTGTTAACGTATCCACCGAAGACGGGCGGGTTGACACTTTTGTGCTTGGCCCGGATAATTCCTATATACCTTTTCCGGGAGTTTTTGACAAACTTATTAAGAATAGCGACGGAACCTGGACTCTTAAGCGGACTAACCGGACTACTCTTTACTTTAATACCGGGGGTATTTTGACTAAAATTACCGATAAAAACGGCAATGCTCTGACTTTCACTTACGATGCCAATAAACGCTTAACCAGGGTGAGCGATGCTACCGGGCGGTTCTTGACCATTGTATACGATGCCAACGGCCATATTATCAGTATAGTTGACCCTATTAACCGTAGGCATCAATATGGTTATGCCGATGGCAATCTAACTACTTATACGGATCCGGCCGGCGGGGTGGTTTTATATGCCTATGACAACGAGCACAGGATTACCCAGGTAACCAACGCCCGAGGGAATATTGCGATAAAAACGGCTTATGATGCCGATGGGAAGGTGAGCAGCCAGCAGGATGCCAAGGGAAACACCACTACTTTTACCTATGACCCGGCCGGCCGCCGGACAACTATTACCGAAGGGCAGAAGACTACAGTTCAGGAGTTTGACGGTTATTACCGGCTGATTAAAGAAACGGATGCTTTAGGCTACACTACAGCTTATACCTATGACGGACCAGGTAATCGGATAAGCATTACCAATGCCAACGGCCACAAAACAACGTACGGTTATGACCTGAACGGGAACCTGACGAAGACCGTCGACCCCCTGGGCGGCGTGACTGTTAACCGATATAATACCGACAGCGACTTGGTGGCCAGAATCGATCCCAACGGCAACACGACAACGTTCGAATATGACGAAAAGGGCAATCTCCTGAAAACCAAATTGCCTAACGGAAAGTTTACTACTTATACCTATTATCCCGACGGTCAACCATGGACCTTTACTGACGCCAACGGGAACACTTATACGTATACCTATGATGACAACGGTTACCTGACCTCCGAGATAAATGCTCTGGGGCAGGCTACCTCCTACACTTACGATACCGTCGGCCGCCGGTTGACTAAAACTGATGCCCTTGGCAATACCACCCAGTACACCTATGATGTTTTGGACAACCTGCTGACGATAACGGACCCTCTTGGTCGGGTGACGTCTTACGAATATGACGCCAACGGCAACAAGGTAAAAGAAACCAATGCTTTAAACAAAGCCACGACCTATGGATATGATGAACTTGAGCAGCTTGTAACCGTAACGGATACGCTCAATAATGTGACCTCTTTTGAATATGACTCGGACGGCAATCAGATAAAGGTTACCGACGCCTTGGGCCATACCACTACCAATACTTATGACGCTGCGGGACGGCTAATCTCCACGACGGATGCCAACGGGCACGCTACCACCTATACATACGACGGCAATGACAACAGGCTGACCATGACCGACGCCCTGGGCAATACCACCAGGTATGCTTACGATGCCTTGGACCGCCTGGTTTCCGTTACCGACCCGTTGGGCAGGACAACGACTTATGAATACGACGCTAACGGAAACAAGGTCAAGGAAACAGACGCTTTGGGCAATATCACCCTTTTTGCCTATGATGCCATGAACAACCTTATCACAGTAACTGATGCTGCTTACCGGACAACCCGTTACGAATATGATGGCAATAACAACAAGGTTAAGGTCATTGACGCCAAGGGGCAGGTTACTCTCTATGAATACGACCAGGCCAACCGTCTGGTCAAAGAGATCAACCCGCTGAACCAGGTTACGCTCTATGAATATGATGCTGTTGGCCGTCTAGTTAAAACGATTCTGCCGGGCAATATCATAACAACTAACACTTTTGACGCGGTGGGCAACCTTATTGCTTACACTGACGGCAGAGGTAATACCACCAGCTATGAGTACAATGCCCTGAATAAAGTGAGCAAAGTTACAGATGCTGTTTATAACGTCCAGTTTACTGCTTATGATGACCTTGGCCGGGTGAAAACCGAAACCGACCGGCGCGGCAATACTACTACGTACGAATATGATAAACTGGGCAGGAGGGTTAAAATTATTTACCCGGACCTGAGTACGAAGACTTTTACTTATGACGCAGTAGGGAACAAGCTCACGGAAACTGACGGGGAAGGTCATACCACAACCTACACCTACGACGCCCTGAACCGGGTAAGTACGGTCACTGATGCGGTTTACGGTACCACCACGTATAATTATGACGCAGCCGGCAACTTGATCGGGGAAACGGACGCCCTCGGCCGGACCGTTACCAACAAATATGACGGGCTAAACCGGCTGATTGAACAAACACTGCCAGGGAACATTACCATTACACAGATTTACGACCAGGTCGGCAACCTCAAGCAGGTTACCGATCCCAACGGCAATGTCACCACTTATGACTATGACGAACTGAACAGGCTGGTCAAAGTCACCGACGCTTTGGGCAACGTCACCCGGAGCGAGTATGACGCACTGGGCAACAGGATCAAACTCATTGACGCCAAGGGCAAAATTACGTCCTACGGATACAACGAGCGGAATCTCCTGGTATCCGTCACTGACCCGCTGAACCATACCACCACATATGATTATGATGCCAACGGTAACATGACTAAAGTTACCGATGCCAAAGGGCACAGTACCCTTTACGAGTTTGACCCGCTTAACAGGTTAACGAAGGTTACCGACCCGCTGAACAGGGCCAAAACCATTACTTATGACGCCAACGGCAACAAAGTCAGCGAGACCGACGCCAAAGGGCAGACCGTGCAGTATGCCTATGACAGCATGGACCGGCTAATCAGCGTTACGGCGCCGGACGGCAAGACCGTAAGTTATTCTTATGACAAAGCCGGAAACCGGACGCAGATGGTTGACGCTACCGGCACCACGGATTATACTTACGATGCTCTGAACAGGCCGGTAAAAATCAGCTATTCCCGGAACGGGTTGGATGTGAATTACAGCTATGACCTGGCGGGCAACCGGACCCTGCTTACCGTAACCAGGGGAGCGACCGTAGTTTACAGCGTATACTACCAGTACAACGAAAGAGATCAGCTTACCCAACTTACGGACAAAAACGGCAAAACTTTCACCTTTGGTTATGATAACGCCGGAAATATCACTGAAGTAGGCTATCCCAACGGCACTAAAGCCCAATTCACTTATGATGCGGCAAACCGTGTAGTAAATATTAACAATATACGGACAGCGGGGGGAAATATCAGAAGTTACGCTTACACTTACGACCCCAACGGCCGTCGCACCCAGATGGTGGTTGACGGTACCGATACAACAACATACGACTATGACGACACGGGGCAGCTCGTCCATGTGGTTGACAAGCGCGGCAGCTTTGACTTTATCTATGATGAGGTGGGCAACCGCATCCGCATGGTGGTGGACAGCGTTTACGCCACAGACTACACTTTCGATGTGGCTAGCCAGTTGCTTACTGCCGGACCAAATTCCTATACCTATGACGCCAACGGCAACCGGCTAAGCAAAACGACTGTAAATGGCACCGTTTACTACGCCTACGATTACCGCAATTTGCTTACCGGCATTACCACGCCTGACGGCTCCGTCACTTACACCTATGACGGCGACGGCCGCAAAGTATCCCGGGAAAGCACCCTGTCCGGGGCCAGTTACTTCCTCTTCGACGGTGATACCGCCATATTAGAAGGAACTACTCCTGATCTGACAAATCCGACTGCTTACTTAGAAGGATTAAACGGTCTTTTGGCGAAAGTAACTCCTGAGAACGTGCTTGCCTACTATTACTACGACGCCCAGGGTAACCTTGGAGCCATGGCCGACGATGCCGGGAACCTCTCCGACACTTATGGTTATGACGCCTGGGGGGCAATAGCGGAGCATACAGGGCCGGGCAACGAAAAACTCGCCTATGTAGGCAAATACGGCGTCACCATGGAGCCGGACGACGGCCTGCTGATGATGGGCCTGCGCTTCTATGACCCGGAGCTGGGTATATTCTTGCAAAAAGACCCGTTCCCGGGGTACATCGAAGACCCGGCCATGTTACACCCGTACATGTACACCAGGAACGACCCGGTGAATAAGATTGACCCTACTGGGGAAAGCTGGCTGTCCGACGGGTTGGGATGGCTGAATAGAAAAGTAGTCCAGCCGGCGGCAAGATGGACCAATGAAAATGTAATTAAGCCAACTGCCAGGGTCGTAGAAAAGCACATAATACAACCTGTGAAAAAACATGTTGTTGAACCGGCTAAAAAGGCGATTAATGATTATGTTATAGAACCTCTTAAGAACACTTTTAAAAAGAGCCGGGGAACTGCCAGCGGTAAGTCAAAAAATAAGAAAAAGTATGATAAGAAAAAGACGCAGGCTAAGAAACCAGGGCTAAAAGAAGAAGCTATTAAAACAGCAAAGGAAATAAAGAAAATACCGGGTACAATTGCAAAAGAATTTTCTGCAATTCCAGGCACTGTAAGCGGCGGTATTAAAGGCGGATTCAAGGCGTTCGATGAAGCAGTGGTAAAAGAACGCGGCGGCGCATCAGCTATAGGTATTTTTAACGAACCTTTAGACTGGGCAGTAACATTTAGCGATTGGAAACGCGGCGATTTTAGGGCTACTGATCTAGCGGGATTATTGCCGTTTGTAAGCCACGGAATGGTTCGAGGCGGAATAAAAATAGTTGATGAAGGAGCGGATTTAGTAAAGGATGCTTTAAAGGCTAGTGATGCTGCTAAGGGGACGGGTAAAATTAATAAAGCCAAGAATCTTATTAAAGAATATCTAGGAAACGGAATAAAAGCTGAAAGAAACGAGGCTGGAGATTTAATTCTTCAATCTGAGGATGAGTTAAAGAAAGTAAGGTTTGATATAAATAGACCTAACCCACATAAAAACCCTCATTTCCATGTCGAGGAGTTTAAGAAAGTTAAAAACAAAAAGGTACAGACCCTAAAAAGCGGACCGCAATACCCAATTGATGTTCCAAATGAATAG
- the amrS gene encoding AmmeMemoRadiSam system radical SAM enzyme produces MHPALYWEKAENNKVQCRLCPQLCVIAEGRRGFCRVRANREGQLFTLNYGRCSSYGIDPIEKKPLYHFYPGHNIFSVGTVGCNLRCGFCQNWTIAHGDPETVEVSPELLVEAAAREKTNGNIGIAYTYSEPLMWYEFVLDTARLAHAKGLKNVLVTNGFINPEPMEVLLPYIDAMNIDVKAFRDEYYNTTCAGELHPIKSTVEKVFAKCHVEITTLLVTGLNDSEEEIGELADWLAGLNPDIPLHLSRYFPNYKMDLPPTPLETMERAWEVAMRKLNYVYLGNVQDEKARNTYCPKCGELLIQRSGYYTEVTNLTGGKCAKCGQAIAIVQ; encoded by the coding sequence ATGCACCCTGCTTTGTATTGGGAAAAAGCAGAAAATAATAAAGTACAGTGCAGGTTGTGTCCTCAGTTGTGTGTAATTGCGGAGGGTCGGAGGGGCTTCTGCCGGGTCAGGGCAAACCGGGAAGGGCAGCTTTTTACCTTAAATTACGGACGGTGTTCATCCTATGGTATAGACCCCATTGAAAAAAAGCCTTTGTATCATTTTTATCCGGGGCACAATATTTTTTCTGTGGGCACGGTGGGGTGTAACTTGCGCTGCGGCTTCTGCCAAAACTGGACCATTGCCCACGGGGACCCCGAGACGGTGGAGGTTTCGCCGGAGCTGTTAGTGGAAGCAGCCGCCAGGGAAAAAACCAACGGAAACATCGGGATAGCCTATACCTATTCTGAGCCTTTGATGTGGTATGAATTTGTTCTGGATACAGCCAGACTGGCCCACGCAAAGGGCCTGAAAAATGTCCTGGTGACCAACGGTTTTATTAACCCGGAGCCCATGGAGGTCCTGCTGCCTTATATTGATGCCATGAATATTGACGTCAAAGCTTTTCGGGATGAGTATTACAATACTACCTGTGCCGGTGAACTGCATCCCATCAAATCGACGGTGGAAAAGGTTTTTGCCAAATGCCATGTGGAAATAACTACCCTCTTAGTGACGGGGTTAAACGACAGCGAGGAAGAAATAGGGGAACTGGCCGACTGGCTGGCCGGCCTGAACCCCGATATTCCGCTGCACCTGTCCCGGTATTTCCCCAATTATAAAATGGACCTGCCGCCTACGCCGCTGGAGACGATGGAGCGGGCTTGGGAGGTAGCCATGCGGAAACTGAACTATGTCTACCTGGGCAACGTACAGGACGAAAAAGCCCGTAATACCTACTGCCCCAAATGCGGAGAGCTGCTGATTCAACGGTCCGGTTATTACACCGAAGTAACCAATCTGACCGGTGGCAAGTGTGCCAAATGCGGTCAAGCAATTGCCATTGTTCAATAG
- the amrA gene encoding AmmeMemoRadiSam system protein A, which produces MGKIVFGGIVPHPPIMVPEVGRGEEEKVSSTLAAMGQFAKTLADTGPDLVVIISPHGAVFSDGVAINGASVLKGSLSRFGAPEVSLEYVNDLEFAGLVVSEAEAGGITAIIMDRELAGNYRVSVELDHGVVVPMYFVDRAGIRLPMVMVSMSMLPPVELYKFGIALQKAAVKSDRKVAVIASGDLSHRLTPDAPAGYAPEGKILDEKIVQAIKDFDVPGLVSLDPNLAEKGGECGWRSIITMLGSLDGYEIHSEVLSYEGPFGVGYMVAVLVPEEASEKRKMLPQMVAEREKMINDRRANESAYVRLARETLEHYVREGKIPGVPDPLPGDMRKRAGVFVSIKKHGQLRGCIGTILPTTKNLAQEIINNAISAGTRDPRFAPVREEELDELVYSVDVLKEPEPVDDMSQLDPYRYGVIVRKGHRTGLLLPNLEGIDTVEEQVAIARQKAGIGPDEPVELERFEVVRYY; this is translated from the coding sequence ATGGGTAAAATTGTATTCGGCGGCATAGTTCCGCATCCGCCTATTATGGTTCCTGAAGTAGGCAGAGGTGAAGAAGAAAAGGTCAGTTCTACCCTGGCGGCCATGGGGCAATTTGCCAAAACATTGGCAGATACCGGGCCCGACCTTGTAGTGATCATTTCGCCCCATGGGGCGGTTTTTTCCGATGGTGTGGCCATTAACGGCGCTTCTGTGCTGAAAGGGAGTTTAAGCCGATTCGGGGCGCCGGAGGTATCCCTGGAATATGTAAATGACCTGGAATTTGCGGGACTTGTTGTTTCTGAAGCTGAGGCCGGTGGCATAACAGCCATAATTATGGACCGGGAGCTGGCCGGGAATTACCGTGTCAGTGTGGAACTTGACCATGGAGTAGTTGTTCCTATGTATTTTGTGGACAGGGCAGGTATCCGCCTGCCGATGGTCATGGTCTCCATGTCCATGTTGCCACCAGTTGAACTGTATAAATTCGGTATAGCGCTGCAGAAGGCTGCCGTTAAATCTGACCGGAAGGTTGCCGTGATAGCCAGCGGTGATTTATCCCACAGGTTAACACCTGACGCGCCGGCGGGCTATGCACCGGAGGGGAAAATACTGGATGAAAAAATTGTACAAGCTATCAAGGATTTCGATGTGCCGGGTTTAGTCAGTTTAGACCCCAATCTGGCTGAAAAAGGCGGCGAGTGTGGTTGGCGGTCCATTATCACGATGCTGGGAAGTCTGGACGGCTATGAAATTCATTCAGAAGTACTGTCATATGAGGGCCCCTTTGGGGTGGGGTATATGGTAGCTGTCTTAGTGCCGGAAGAGGCGTCGGAAAAGAGAAAAATGCTGCCGCAAATGGTTGCTGAACGGGAAAAAATGATCAATGACCGCCGGGCTAACGAGAGCGCCTATGTTAGATTAGCCCGGGAAACCTTGGAGCACTATGTAAGGGAAGGGAAGATTCCCGGGGTTCCGGATCCGCTGCCTGGGGATATGCGAAAGAGGGCCGGTGTTTTTGTCTCCATTAAAAAACACGGGCAGTTGCGGGGCTGCATAGGCACAATTCTGCCGACTACGAAGAACTTGGCGCAGGAGATTATTAACAATGCCATCAGTGCCGGCACCAGGGACCCCAGGTTTGCCCCTGTCCGGGAAGAAGAGCTCGATGAGCTGGTCTACTCGGTAGATGTGTTAAAGGAACCGGAACCTGTAGACGATATGTCCCAGTTGGACCCCTATCGTTACGGGGTAATTGTCCGCAAAGGGCATAGAACTGGTCTTTTGTTGCCCAACCTTGAGGGGATAGATACAGTGGAAGAGCAGGTGGCCATAGCCCGGCAGAAGGCGGGTATCGGGCCCGATGAACCGGTGGAGTTGGAACGGTTTGAAGTGGTGAGGTATTACTAA